Proteins from a genomic interval of Lysobacter stagni:
- the rpsH gene encoding 30S ribosomal protein S8 codes for MSMTDPIADMLVRIKNAAAVRKQTVKMPSSKIKVAIAKVLKDEGYILDSRVTEVATGKSELEISLKYYEGKPVIERLERYSRSGLRQYRGKSELPKVLGGLGVAIISTSKGIMTDAQARQQGVGGEVLCFVA; via the coding sequence ATGAGCATGACTGATCCCATCGCCGACATGCTGGTCCGCATCAAGAATGCGGCGGCTGTTCGGAAGCAGACGGTGAAGATGCCGTCTTCGAAGATCAAGGTGGCCATCGCCAAGGTTCTGAAGGACGAGGGCTACATCCTGGATTCCCGCGTGACCGAGGTTGCGACTGGCAAGTCCGAACTCGAAATCTCGCTGAAGTACTACGAAGGCAAGCCGGTGATCGAGCGCCTCGAGCGCTACTCCCGTTCGGGTCTGCGTCAGTACCGCGGAAAGTCCGAGCTGCCGAAGGTCCTGGGTGGCCTCGGCGTCGCCATCATCTCCACCTCGAAGGGCATCATGACCGACGCGCAGGCACGCCAGCAGGGCGTCGGCGGTGAGGTCCTGTGCTTCGTGGCCTAA
- the rplF gene encoding 50S ribosomal protein L6 — protein MSRVAKKPVALPKGVEINIQAESISAKGPKGTLSIAKPAGVNLAVDNGHATFSTDNVELIPLTGTLRAILANMVKGVSEGFERKLELVGVGYRASMQGKDLNLALGFSHPVLLQAPAGITIATPTQTEIVVSGADKQQVGEFAAKIRGVRPPEPYKGKGVKYAGEVIIRKEAKKA, from the coding sequence ATGTCCCGAGTTGCCAAGAAGCCGGTTGCCCTCCCGAAGGGCGTCGAAATCAATATCCAGGCCGAATCGATCAGCGCCAAGGGCCCGAAGGGCACGCTGTCGATCGCCAAGCCGGCGGGCGTGAACCTCGCCGTCGACAACGGCCACGCCACGTTCTCGACCGACAACGTCGAGCTGATCCCGCTGACCGGTACGCTGCGCGCGATCCTGGCCAACATGGTCAAGGGCGTCTCCGAAGGCTTCGAGCGCAAGCTCGAGCTGGTCGGCGTCGGTTACCGCGCCTCGATGCAGGGCAAGGACCTGAACCTGGCGCTGGGTTTCTCGCACCCCGTGCTGCTGCAGGCTCCGGCTGGCATCACCATCGCGACCCCGACCCAGACCGAGATCGTGGTCAGCGGCGCCGACAAGCAGCAGGTCGGTGAGTTCGCCGCCAAGATCCGTGGCGTACGTCCGCCGGAACCCTACAAGGGCAAGGGCGTGAAGTACGCTGGCGAAGTCATCATCCGCAAGGAAGCCAAGAAGGCCTAA
- the rplR gene encoding 50S ribosomal protein L18, giving the protein MNKNTARLRRAKSTRAHIRELGVPRLTVLRTGQHLYAQVFTADGSKVLAAASTVQADVKDGLKNGKNAEAAAKVGRSIAEKAKAAGVEKVAFDRSGYRYHGRIKALADAAREGGLQF; this is encoded by the coding sequence ATGAACAAGAACACCGCCCGCCTGCGTCGCGCCAAGTCCACCCGCGCGCACATCCGCGAACTCGGCGTGCCGCGCCTGACGGTGCTGCGCACCGGTCAGCATCTGTACGCCCAGGTCTTCACTGCCGACGGCTCCAAGGTCCTGGCTGCCGCCTCGACCGTGCAGGCCGACGTCAAGGATGGTCTGAAGAACGGCAAGAACGCCGAAGCCGCCGCCAAGGTTGGTCGCTCCATCGCCGAGAAGGCGAAGGCCGCCGGCGTCGAAAAGGTCGCTTTCGACCGTTCGGGCTACCGCTATCACGGTCGCATCAAGGCTCTGGCCGATGCTGCCCGCGAGGGTGGTCTGCAGTTCTGA
- the rpsE gene encoding 30S ribosomal protein S5, with translation MAEEQRAPRGRDRDRNREEVDDGMIEKLIAVNRVSKTVKGGRQFTFTALTVVGDGNGKVGFGYGKAREVPVAIQKSMEYARKSMSNVDLNNGTLWHAVKSGHGAARVFMQPASEGTGVIAGGAMRAVLEAVGVKNVLAKAVGSRNPINLVRATLKGLADMHSPTKIAAKRGKKVEDLING, from the coding sequence ATGGCAGAAGAACAACGTGCACCGCGGGGTCGTGATCGCGACCGTAACCGCGAAGAGGTCGACGACGGCATGATCGAGAAGCTGATCGCGGTCAACCGCGTCAGCAAGACCGTCAAGGGCGGTCGCCAGTTCACCTTCACCGCGCTGACGGTGGTGGGCGACGGCAACGGCAAGGTCGGCTTCGGTTACGGCAAGGCGCGCGAAGTGCCGGTCGCGATCCAGAAGTCGATGGAGTACGCCCGCAAGTCGATGTCGAACGTCGACCTGAACAACGGCACCCTGTGGCACGCCGTCAAGTCGGGCCACGGCGCCGCCCGCGTGTTCATGCAGCCGGCTTCCGAAGGTACCGGCGTCATCGCCGGTGGCGCGATGCGCGCCGTCCTGGAAGCGGTGGGCGTGAAGAACGTGCTGGCGAAGGCCGTCGGTTCGCGCAATCCCATCAACCTGGTCCGCGCCACCCTGAAGGGCCTGGCCGACATGCACTCGCCGACCAAGATCGCGGCCAAGCGTGGCAAGAAGGTGGAGGACCTGATCAATGGCTAA
- the rpmD gene encoding 50S ribosomal protein L30: MAKKEAAAAGTVKVRLVKGLRGTQSRHRLSVRALGLNKLNDVRELKDSPQVRGLINQLHYLVRVEE; encoded by the coding sequence ATGGCTAAGAAGGAAGCTGCGGCTGCCGGCACCGTGAAGGTGCGCCTGGTCAAGGGTCTGCGTGGCACCCAGTCGCGTCACCGTCTGTCGGTGCGTGCGCTGGGCCTGAACAAGCTCAATGACGTGCGTGAACTGAAGGACAGCCCGCAGGTGCGTGGCCTGATCAATCAGTTGCACTACCTCGTCCGAGTCGAGGAGTAA
- the rplO gene encoding 50S ribosomal protein L15 produces the protein MIMRLNTLQPAEGARTERTRVGRGIGSGLGKTAGRGHKGSFARSGKGKIKAGFEGGQMPMQRRLPKIGFRSKLARDTAEVLLYQLDKLPAGDVDFAALKAAKLVPSTAKQAKVVVKGEVTKKFVLKGVAATAGAKAAIIAAGGKVEE, from the coding sequence ATCATCATGCGTCTCAACACTCTGCAGCCCGCCGAGGGCGCCCGCACCGAGCGCACCCGCGTCGGTCGCGGCATTGGTTCGGGCCTGGGCAAGACCGCTGGTCGCGGTCACAAGGGTTCGTTCGCCCGTTCGGGCAAGGGCAAGATCAAGGCCGGCTTCGAAGGCGGTCAGATGCCGATGCAGCGTCGTCTGCCGAAGATCGGCTTCCGTTCCAAGCTCGCCAGGGACACCGCCGAAGTGCTGCTGTACCAGCTGGACAAGCTGCCGGCCGGTGATGTCGACTTCGCGGCCCTGAAGGCTGCCAAGCTGGTGCCGAGCACCGCGAAGCAGGCCAAGGTCGTCGTCAAGGGCGAAGTGACCAAGAAGTTCGTGCTGAAGGGCGTGGCCGCCACGGCCGGTGCCAAGGCCGCGATCATCGCAGCCGGCGGCAAGGTCGAGGAGTAA
- the secY gene encoding preprotein translocase subunit SecY translates to MARSGSNAVAGLGGGLGKFTELRQRLLFVVGALIVYRIGCYIPVPGVNPEAMLRLMETQKGTIVDMFNMFSGGALHRFSLFALNVMPYISASIIVQLLVQIVPSLKAIQKEGESGRRKINQWSRMGAIPLAVFQAWGIATALQAGGASQGIQVVYNPGPGFILTAVIALTAGTMFLMWLGEQVTERGIGNGVSLIIFAGIVAGLPAAVLGMFEQIRNGDMNALKAIAVVAIVLGFTYLVVFVERGQRRITVNYARKQGGRSGFMNQSSFLPLKLNMAGVIPAIFASSIVMFPATAANWFSQGNTGSFLHRVSQWLNPGEPLHMILYAGLIIGFAFFYTALVFNSQETADNLKKSGALIPGIRPGKATADYIDGVLTRLTAAGAVYLVLVCLLPEVMRTELGTSFYFGGTSLLIVVVVIMDFIAQIQAHLMSHQYESLLKKANLKGGSRGGLARG, encoded by the coding sequence ATGGCGCGCAGCGGTAGCAACGCAGTTGCCGGCCTCGGCGGCGGACTCGGAAAGTTCACCGAGCTCCGCCAGCGCCTGCTGTTCGTCGTCGGTGCCCTGATCGTCTATCGCATCGGCTGCTACATCCCGGTGCCGGGCGTCAATCCTGAGGCGATGCTGCGGCTGATGGAGACCCAGAAGGGCACCATCGTGGACATGTTCAACATGTTCTCCGGTGGCGCACTTCATCGCTTCAGCCTGTTCGCGCTGAACGTGATGCCGTACATCTCGGCGTCGATCATCGTGCAGTTGCTGGTGCAGATCGTGCCCAGCCTGAAGGCCATCCAGAAGGAAGGCGAGTCGGGCCGGCGCAAGATCAACCAGTGGTCCCGCATGGGTGCCATCCCGCTGGCCGTGTTCCAGGCCTGGGGTATCGCCACGGCCCTCCAGGCCGGCGGTGCCAGCCAGGGCATCCAGGTGGTGTACAACCCGGGCCCGGGCTTCATCCTGACCGCGGTGATCGCCCTGACGGCGGGCACCATGTTCCTGATGTGGCTGGGCGAGCAGGTGACGGAGCGCGGCATCGGCAACGGCGTCTCGCTGATCATCTTCGCGGGTATCGTCGCCGGCCTGCCGGCAGCGGTGCTGGGGATGTTCGAGCAGATCCGCAACGGCGACATGAACGCGCTGAAGGCGATTGCCGTCGTGGCCATCGTCCTTGGCTTCACGTACCTGGTGGTCTTCGTCGAGCGAGGGCAGCGCCGGATCACGGTGAACTACGCCCGAAAGCAGGGCGGCCGCAGCGGGTTCATGAACCAGTCGTCGTTCCTGCCGCTGAAGCTCAACATGGCGGGCGTGATCCCGGCCATCTTCGCCTCGAGCATCGTGATGTTCCCGGCGACGGCAGCGAACTGGTTCAGCCAGGGCAACACGGGGTCGTTCCTCCACCGCGTCAGCCAGTGGCTGAACCCGGGCGAGCCGCTCCACATGATCCTGTACGCGGGTCTGATCATCGGTTTTGCGTTCTTCTACACCGCTCTGGTGTTCAATTCGCAGGAAACCGCCGACAACCTGAAGAAGTCGGGTGCGCTGATTCCGGGTATTCGCCCGGGCAAGGCCACCGCCGACTATATCGACGGCGTGCTGACTCGCCTGACGGCGGCCGGCGCGGTCTACCTGGTCCTGGTGTGCCTCCTCCCGGAGGTCATGCGCACCGAGCTGGGCACCTCGTTCTACTTCGGCGGCACCTCGCTGCTGATCGTGGTCGTGGTGATCATGGATTTCATCGCCCAGATCCAGGCTCATCTGATGTCCCATCAGTACGAGAGCCTGCTGAAGAAGGCGAACTTGAAGGGCGGCTCGCGCGGCGGTCTCGCGCGCGGGTGA
- the rpsM gene encoding 30S ribosomal protein S13, with amino-acid sequence MARIAGVNLPAQKHVWVGLQSIYGIGRTRSKKVCDAAGVTSTTKIRDLSEPEVERLRAEVGKYVVEGDLRREIGIAIKRLMDLGCYRGLRHRRGLPLRGQRTRTNARTRKGPRKAIKK; translated from the coding sequence ATGGCGCGTATTGCGGGCGTCAATCTGCCTGCCCAGAAGCACGTCTGGGTTGGGTTGCAAAGCATTTACGGCATCGGCCGTACCCGTTCGAAGAAGGTCTGTGATGCCGCTGGCGTCACTTCGACCACCAAGATCCGTGACCTGTCCGAGCCCGAAGTCGAGCGCCTGCGCGCCGAAGTCGGCAAGTACGTGGTCGAGGGTGACCTGCGCCGCGAGATCGGCATTGCCATCAAGCGTCTGATGGACCTGGGCTGCTACCGCGGCCTGCGTCATCGTCGCGGTCTCCCGCTGCGTGGCCAGCGTACCCGGACCAATGCACGTACCCGCAAGGGTCCGCGCAAGGCCATCAAGAAGTAA
- the rpsK gene encoding 30S ribosomal protein S11 → MAKPAAAKTKKKIKRVVTDGIAHVHASFNNTIVTITDRQGNALSWATSGGAGFRGSRKSTPFAAQVAAEKAGRAALDYGVKSLEVRIKGPGPGRESAVRSLNNVGYKIINIIDVTPIPHNGCRPPKKRRV, encoded by the coding sequence ATGGCTAAGCCGGCTGCTGCCAAGACCAAGAAGAAGATCAAGCGAGTCGTCACCGACGGCATCGCCCACGTCCACGCTTCTTTCAACAACACCATCGTCACGATCACCGACCGCCAGGGCAATGCGCTGTCGTGGGCGACCTCGGGCGGCGCGGGTTTCCGCGGCTCGCGCAAGTCGACCCCGTTCGCCGCGCAGGTCGCCGCCGAAAAGGCCGGCCGTGCTGCGCTGGATTACGGCGTGAAGTCGCTGGAAGTCCGCATCAAGGGCCCGGGTCCGGGTCGTGAGTCCGCCGTTCGTTCGCTGAACAACGTCGGTTACAAGATCATCAACATCATCGACGTGACGCCGATCCCCCATAACGGGTGCCGTCCGCCGAAGAAGCGCCGCGTCTGA
- the rpsD gene encoding 30S ribosomal protein S4 yields MARYIGPTCKLARREGADLGLKSSARALDSKCKLEQKPGQHGPTARKGKLSDYATQLREKQKVKRIYGLLERQFRNYYKKASNKKGNTGENLLQLLETRLDNVVYRMGFAVTRPAARQLVSHRGVTVNGKSVNLPSYQVKAGDAIALGERAQKQLRVQESLTVSQQMDLSPSWVEVDSKKFAGVFKAVPDRADLPADINEALIVELYSK; encoded by the coding sequence ATGGCTCGTTATATTGGTCCCACCTGTAAGCTCGCTCGTCGCGAAGGCGCCGACCTTGGCCTGAAGTCCTCGGCTCGCGCCCTCGACTCCAAGTGCAAGCTCGAGCAGAAGCCCGGTCAGCATGGCCCGACCGCCCGCAAGGGCAAGCTGTCGGACTACGCCACCCAGCTGCGCGAGAAGCAGAAGGTCAAGCGTATCTACGGTCTGCTGGAGCGTCAGTTCCGCAACTACTACAAGAAGGCCTCGAACAAGAAGGGCAACACGGGTGAGAACCTGCTGCAGCTCCTCGAGACCCGTCTGGACAACGTCGTCTACCGCATGGGTTTTGCGGTGACCCGTCCGGCCGCCCGCCAGCTGGTCTCGCACCGCGGCGTCACGGTCAACGGCAAGTCCGTCAACCTTCCGTCGTACCAGGTCAAGGCCGGCGACGCGATCGCCCTGGGCGAGCGCGCCCAGAAGCAGCTTCGCGTGCAGGAATCCCTGACCGTGTCGCAGCAGATGGACCTCTCGCCGTCGTGGGTCGAGGTTGACAGCAAGAAGTTCGCTGGCGTGTTCAAGGCTGTTCCGGATCGTGCCGACCTGCCGGCCGACATCAACGAAGCGCTGATCGTCGAGCTGTACTCGAAGTAA
- a CDS encoding DNA-directed RNA polymerase subunit alpha, with protein sequence MTVTANQVLRPRGPQIERLTGNRAKVVIEPLERGYGHTLGNALRRVLLSSIPGFAITEVEIDGVLHEYTTVEGLQEDVLEVLLNLKDVAIRMHTGESATLSLAKQGPGIVTAGDIKTDHNVEILNTDHVIAHLTKDTALNMRLKIERGFGYQPAAARRRPDEETRAIGRLMLDASFSPVRRVAYAVEAARVEQRTDLDKLVLDIETNGTIDAEEAVRTAADILTDQLSVFGDFTHRDRGASKPATSGIDPILLRPIDDLELTVRSANCLKAESIYYVGDLIQKTEVELLKTPNLGKKSLTEIKEVLAQRGLSLGMKLENWPPAGIASHGMMG encoded by the coding sequence ATGACGGTTACCGCAAACCAGGTGCTGCGCCCGCGCGGCCCCCAGATCGAGCGCCTTACGGGCAACCGTGCCAAGGTCGTCATCGAGCCGCTGGAGCGTGGCTATGGCCATACGCTCGGCAATGCGCTGCGCCGCGTGCTGCTGTCGTCGATCCCGGGCTTCGCAATCACGGAAGTCGAGATCGATGGCGTGCTGCACGAGTACACCACGGTCGAAGGCCTGCAGGAGGATGTCCTCGAGGTTCTCCTGAACCTCAAGGACGTCGCCATCCGCATGCACACCGGCGAGTCGGCGACGCTGTCGCTGGCCAAGCAGGGCCCCGGCATTGTAACGGCCGGTGATATCAAGACCGACCACAACGTCGAGATCCTCAACACGGACCATGTGATCGCGCACCTGACCAAGGACACCGCGCTCAACATGCGTCTGAAGATCGAGCGTGGCTTCGGCTATCAGCCGGCCGCCGCGCGTCGTCGTCCGGATGAAGAGACCCGCGCCATCGGTCGCCTGATGCTGGACGCCAGCTTCTCGCCGGTCCGCCGCGTCGCGTATGCCGTGGAAGCGGCCCGCGTGGAGCAGCGCACCGACCTGGACAAGCTGGTCCTGGACATCGAGACCAACGGCACGATCGACGCCGAGGAAGCCGTCCGCACCGCGGCCGACATCCTGACCGACCAGCTGTCGGTGTTCGGCGACTTCACCCACCGCGACCGCGGTGCGTCGAAGCCGGCCACCAGCGGCATCGACCCGATCCTGCTGCGCCCGATCGACGATCTCGAACTGACGGTTCGTTCGGCCAACTGCCTCAAGGCCGAGAGCATCTACTACGTCGGCGATCTGATCCAGAAGACCGAAGTCGAACTGCTCAAGACGCCGAACCTCGGCAAGAAGTCGCTCACGGAAATCAAGGAAGTGCTCGCCCAGCGCGGTCTCTCCCTTGGCATGAAGCTCGAGAACTGGCCGCCGGCAGGCATCGCCTCCCACGGCATGATGGGGTAA
- the rplQ gene encoding 50S ribosomal protein L17, with protein MRHQKAGRKFSRTSAHRDAMFTNMAASLIKHGLIRTTLPKAKELRRVAEPLITLAKVDGVANRRLAFSRLRDKEAVGTLFTTLGPRYQARPGGYVRILKCGFRAGDNAPMAYVELVDRPEAAE; from the coding sequence ATGCGCCACCAGAAAGCCGGCCGTAAGTTCAGCCGTACCAGTGCCCATCGCGATGCCATGTTCACCAACATGGCGGCCTCGCTGATCAAGCACGGCCTCATCCGTACCACGCTGCCGAAGGCGAAGGAGCTGCGTCGCGTTGCCGAGCCGCTCATCACGCTCGCCAAGGTCGACGGCGTTGCCAACCGCCGCCTCGCTTTCTCGCGCCTGCGCGACAAGGAAGCCGTGGGCACGCTGTTCACGACGCTCGGTCCGCGTTACCAGGCCCGTCCGGGTGGTTACGTGCGCATCCTTAAGTGCGGTTTCCGCGCTGGCGATAACGCACCGATGGCCTACGTCGAGCTGGTCGACCGTCCGGAAGCGGCTGAGTAA
- a CDS encoding disulfide bond formation protein B — translation MTTILTRASFRLQFFLGFLACAGLLAYAIYLQLHDGLEPCNLCIFQRVAFAALGLVFLLGALHGPKRPGGRRAYGAVALIASLAGISVAGRHVWVQMQPPGMTSCGAPLSFMRETMGTWDVVRKVMTATGNCGDVDWTFLGLSMPAWSLVWFVLLAIWAGYAAFRRR, via the coding sequence ATGACGACCATCCTCACGCGCGCTTCGTTCCGCCTGCAGTTCTTCCTTGGCTTCCTGGCGTGTGCAGGATTGCTCGCGTACGCGATCTACCTGCAACTGCACGACGGTCTGGAGCCGTGCAATCTGTGCATCTTCCAGCGCGTCGCGTTCGCGGCGCTGGGCCTGGTCTTCCTCTTGGGCGCGTTGCACGGGCCGAAGCGTCCGGGCGGACGGCGCGCGTACGGTGCCGTGGCGCTGATTGCCTCGCTCGCCGGCATCAGCGTTGCCGGCCGTCACGTCTGGGTGCAGATGCAGCCGCCCGGCATGACCTCCTGCGGCGCGCCGCTCTCGTTCATGCGCGAGACGATGGGCACCTGGGACGTCGTGCGCAAGGTGATGACCGCCACCGGCAACTGCGGCGACGTGGACTGGACCTTCCTTGGCCTGTCCATGCCGGCCTGGAGCCTGGTCTGGTTCGTCCTGCTGGCGATCTGGGCCGGTTACGCGGCCTTCCGCCGCCGCTAA
- a CDS encoding class II 3-deoxy-7-phosphoheptulonate synthase — protein MPTPDRSLRAVNLPADWSPQSWRNRTAMQLPQYPDAQALDVALGELRTLPPLVTSWEILSLKQQLAEAQEGKRFLLQGGDCAETFSGCTSDVISNRLKVLLQMSLVLVHGLRKPVVRVGRFAGQYAKPRSADSETIGDTTLPSYRGDMVNAPEFTREARTPDPRRMIKAHARSAMTMNFVRALIDGGFADLHHPEYWNLSWVGHSPLADEYRRMVNAIGDAVRFMETLSGSEVHNLNRVDFYTSHEALLLPYEESLTRQVPRHWGWFNLSTHYPWIGMRTAQVDGAHAEYFRGIRNPIALKVGPSVTPDQLLRTIDLLNPEDEPGRLTFIHRMGASGIAEKLPPLLDAVRRDGRRVLWVCDPMHGNTESTSNGYKTRRFRNIRSELEQAFELHAAAGTRLGGAHLELTGEDVTECLGGARELTESDLERAYKSTVDPRLNYEQALEIAMLIVRKQAQIAAPA, from the coding sequence ATGCCCACGCCAGATCGCTCCCTCCGCGCCGTGAACCTGCCCGCCGACTGGTCGCCCCAGTCCTGGCGCAACCGCACCGCGATGCAGTTGCCGCAGTATCCCGATGCGCAGGCGCTGGACGTCGCGCTGGGCGAGCTGCGCACGCTGCCGCCGCTGGTGACGTCGTGGGAGATCCTCTCGCTCAAGCAGCAGCTGGCCGAGGCCCAGGAAGGCAAGCGCTTCCTTCTGCAGGGCGGCGACTGTGCGGAGACGTTCTCGGGCTGCACCTCCGACGTGATCTCCAACCGGCTCAAGGTGCTGTTGCAGATGAGCCTGGTGCTCGTGCATGGGCTGCGCAAGCCGGTGGTGCGCGTGGGTCGCTTCGCCGGGCAGTACGCCAAGCCGCGCTCGGCCGACAGCGAGACGATCGGCGACACCACGCTGCCCAGCTACCGCGGCGACATGGTCAACGCGCCGGAGTTCACGCGGGAAGCGCGCACGCCCGATCCGCGTCGCATGATCAAGGCGCATGCTCGTTCGGCGATGACGATGAACTTCGTCCGCGCGTTGATCGACGGCGGTTTCGCCGACCTGCATCACCCCGAATACTGGAACCTCAGCTGGGTCGGTCACTCGCCGCTCGCCGATGAGTACCGCCGCATGGTCAACGCCATCGGCGACGCCGTGCGCTTCATGGAAACGCTGTCCGGCAGCGAGGTGCACAACCTCAACCGCGTCGACTTCTACACCTCGCACGAAGCCCTGCTGCTGCCGTACGAGGAATCGCTCACGCGCCAGGTGCCGCGTCACTGGGGCTGGTTCAACCTGAGCACGCATTACCCGTGGATCGGCATGCGCACGGCGCAGGTCGACGGTGCGCACGCGGAGTACTTCCGCGGCATCCGCAACCCGATCGCGTTGAAGGTGGGGCCGTCGGTGACGCCGGACCAGTTGCTGCGCACGATCGATCTGCTCAACCCCGAGGACGAGCCGGGCCGCCTGACGTTCATCCACCGCATGGGCGCCAGCGGCATCGCCGAGAAGCTGCCGCCGTTGCTGGATGCAGTGCGCCGCGACGGTCGCCGCGTGCTGTGGGTCTGCGATCCGATGCATGGCAACACCGAGAGCACCAGCAACGGCTACAAGACCCGCCGCTTCCGCAACATCCGCAGCGAGCTGGAGCAGGCATTCGAACTGCATGCCGCGGCGGGTACGCGCCTGGGCGGCGCGCATCTGGAACTCACGGGTGAGGATGTCACCGAATGCCTCGGCGGCGCGCGTGAACTCACCGAGAGCGATCTGGAACGCGCGTACAAGTCCACGGTCGATCCGCGCCTGAACTACGAACAGGCGCTGGAGATCGCAATGCTGATCGTGCGCAAGCAGGCGCAGATCGCCGCACCAGCCTGA
- a CDS encoding amidase: protein MRSLLLKSLPLATLLVLLSACQRTATPGAAIAAPSAAKEPKAATQENAQFAFAEVGIDELQARMGRGELTSHALTQAYLTRIASLDDAGPHLNAVIQTNPDALKEADARDAERKAGRVRGPLHGVPILLKDNIDATPMANSAGSLALASHHPRTDAFLVARLRDAGAVILGKTNLSEWANFRSSRSSSGWSARGGQTLNPYALDRSPCGSSSGSGSATAASLAAASIGTETDGSIICPSSVAGLVGIKPTVGLVSRNGIIPISYSQDTAGPMARSVADAAILLSAIVGRDDGDPVTAESTGRAIFDYHARLNRDGLRGARIGVLRKSMGFHPGADAAMERSLEAMRQAGAEVIDVELPTDGQWNDAEMDVLLYEFKHGVNAYLSRSGAPVNSLAGLIEYNRRNAKTEMPFFAQELFERAEAKGTLDEIAYIEARSKARRLAGAEGLEALVAASKLDAIVAPATAPAWLIDPLSGDHFLGEGYGPAAVAGTPSITVPMGDYFGLPMGIVFMGPAWSEPRLIELAFAFEQKTHARKPPKFLATASLGASKG from the coding sequence ATGCGCTCTTTGCTCTTGAAGTCGTTGCCGCTGGCGACGCTGCTCGTGTTGTTGTCTGCATGCCAGCGCACCGCCACACCGGGTGCGGCCATTGCCGCGCCCTCTGCCGCCAAGGAACCGAAGGCCGCTACCCAGGAGAACGCGCAGTTCGCGTTCGCCGAGGTCGGCATCGATGAACTCCAGGCCCGTATGGGTCGCGGCGAGCTCACCAGCCATGCGCTGACGCAGGCCTATCTGACGCGCATCGCCTCGCTCGACGATGCCGGCCCGCACCTCAATGCGGTCATCCAGACCAATCCCGATGCGCTGAAGGAAGCCGACGCCCGCGATGCGGAGCGCAAGGCCGGTCGCGTGCGCGGCCCGCTGCACGGCGTACCGATCCTGTTGAAGGACAACATCGACGCTACGCCGATGGCCAACTCGGCCGGCTCGCTGGCGCTGGCTTCGCACCATCCGCGCACCGACGCCTTCCTGGTCGCACGCCTGCGCGATGCGGGCGCGGTGATCCTGGGCAAGACCAACCTCAGCGAGTGGGCCAACTTCCGCTCCTCGCGCTCGAGCTCCGGCTGGAGCGCGCGCGGCGGGCAGACGCTCAACCCGTACGCGCTGGACCGGTCGCCCTGCGGTTCCAGCTCCGGCAGCGGCAGCGCCACGGCCGCCAGCCTGGCCGCCGCCTCCATCGGCACGGAGACCGACGGCAGCATCATCTGCCCGTCGTCCGTCGCGGGTCTGGTGGGCATCAAGCCGACGGTTGGCCTGGTGAGCCGCAACGGCATCATCCCGATCTCGTACAGCCAGGACACCGCTGGCCCGATGGCACGCAGCGTCGCCGACGCGGCGATCCTGCTGTCGGCCATCGTCGGCCGCGACGACGGCGACCCGGTCACTGCGGAAAGCACCGGTCGCGCCATCTTCGACTACCACGCACGCCTCAACCGCGATGGCCTGCGTGGCGCGCGCATCGGCGTATTGCGCAAGTCGATGGGCTTCCATCCCGGCGCCGACGCCGCGATGGAACGCAGCCTGGAAGCGATGCGCCAGGCCGGCGCGGAAGTGATCGACGTCGAACTGCCGACCGACGGCCAGTGGAACGATGCGGAGATGGACGTGCTGCTGTACGAGTTCAAGCACGGCGTGAATGCCTATCTCTCGCGCAGCGGCGCGCCGGTGAATTCGCTGGCAGGGCTGATCGAGTACAACCGCCGCAACGCCAAGACCGAAATGCCGTTCTTCGCGCAGGAGCTGTTCGAGCGCGCCGAAGCCAAGGGCACGCTGGACGAGATCGCCTACATCGAAGCGCGCAGCAAGGCTCGCCGCCTCGCCGGCGCCGAAGGACTGGAAGCGCTGGTGGCTGCCTCGAAGCTGGACGCGATCGTCGCGCCTGCGACCGCGCCCGCATGGCTGATCGACCCGCTGAGCGGCGATCACTTCCTCGGCGAAGGCTACGGCCCGGCCGCGGTGGCCGGCACGCCCAGCATCACGGTCCCGATGGGCGACTACTTCGGCCTGCCGATGGGCATCGTCTTCATGGGGCCTGCATGGAGCGAACCACGCCTGATCGAACTGGCGTTCGCGTTCGAACAGAAGACGCATGCGCGCAAGCCGCCGAAGTTCCTGGCAACGGCATCGCTGGGAGCGAGCAAAGGGTGA